A DNA window from Nitrospira sp. contains the following coding sequences:
- a CDS encoding hypothetical protein (Evidence 4 : Unknown function but conserved in other organisms; MaGe:77309909), translating to MDEMEAGKQKFLDVIKGVDGAVQTVIPVTPSNSMFLISLTKGTNRKFITVSEDDILDLPNDAGILTKVTKTVTDAIAAL from the coding sequence ATGGATGAGATGGAAGCAGGGAAGCAGAAGTTCTTGGATGTCATCAAGGGTGTGGATGGAGCGGTGCAGACGGTGATTCCGGTCACACCGTCGAACAGCATGTTTTTGATCTCCCTCACGAAAGGGACGAACCGGAAATTCATCACGGTATCCGAAGACGATATTCTGGACCTTCCCAATGACGCCGGCATTCTGACCAAGGTCACCAAAACGGTGACCGATGCCATTGCGGCGCTGTAG